Proteins encoded in a region of the Spirochaetota bacterium genome:
- a CDS encoding amidohydrolase family protein: MGGNKTTMSRKDFLKLSAASLAYATIAGSQTGCSTLQGMKPPASDSRKGLFIRNCNIVDVEKGEIRRGQSITIIDERIVRIDEAKNPPSPDFGVMDGDNKFVIPGLIDAHCHTTLPCINGADAGLLNDILIQIDRNYVQQIHAGVTTVRDAGSAPKLLPKYLDKIKKGSIAGPRINHCTRFINIKNSHPDIDIRFVSAFGAMVLAFSGDPNCHFTDINDLKRKLALNYESKPDFVKLTMDNVSVMCGREKLDTYSGEHLKVIQDWAAERNLPVTAHIHRKFGFDRAIEYGINMEHTIGDASITDKEAGQMAAKKLSIVPTMQLAQVLCHEEQYDKLPDDFRSDYIDEELKDRRDFLYNFNDRYAQPSLHRFNMELLKSYKKYPCEELYQRKILLTKSDLYFGVLKYGPANLAKMKQAGVLIGCGTDAGVGYSYHGTIWREMEMLTRIGFSNLEALRCATLNNARILRMEDRIGSIATGKLGDLVLLGKDPLRDIRACREPLAVIKGGRIMYQSPAASRKG; this comes from the coding sequence ATGGGCGGCAATAAAACAACAATGAGCAGAAAGGATTTCCTGAAACTGTCGGCGGCCTCCCTGGCCTATGCCACCATCGCCGGCTCCCAGACCGGGTGCTCCACCCTCCAGGGAATGAAGCCTCCAGCGTCAGATTCCAGGAAGGGCCTGTTCATCAGGAATTGCAATATAGTCGATGTCGAGAAGGGCGAGATCAGAAGGGGTCAGAGCATCACCATCATTGATGAAAGAATCGTCAGGATAGATGAGGCGAAGAACCCTCCCTCGCCGGATTTCGGCGTTATGGACGGGGATAATAAATTCGTCATCCCCGGCCTCATAGACGCCCACTGCCACACCACGCTCCCCTGCATCAACGGCGCGGACGCGGGGCTCCTGAACGACATCCTCATCCAGATTGACCGGAACTACGTCCAGCAGATCCACGCCGGGGTTACCACGGTGCGCGACGCCGGGTCCGCGCCGAAGCTTCTCCCCAAGTACCTCGATAAGATAAAAAAAGGGTCCATCGCAGGCCCGCGGATAAACCACTGCACCAGGTTTATCAATATTAAAAACAGCCATCCCGACATAGATATCCGCTTCGTGAGCGCCTTCGGCGCCATGGTCCTGGCTTTCTCCGGCGATCCCAACTGCCACTTCACCGACATCAACGACTTGAAGCGGAAGCTCGCCCTGAATTACGAAAGCAAGCCTGATTTCGTAAAGCTCACCATGGATAATGTTTCCGTCATGTGCGGAAGGGAAAAGCTGGACACCTACTCCGGGGAACACCTGAAGGTCATCCAGGATTGGGCGGCGGAGCGCAACCTGCCGGTGACGGCCCATATCCACCGCAAGTTCGGCTTCGACCGGGCCATCGAGTACGGCATCAACATGGAGCACACCATCGGCGACGCCTCCATAACAGACAAGGAAGCCGGGCAGATGGCGGCGAAGAAGCTCTCCATCGTCCCCACCATGCAGCTGGCCCAGGTCCTCTGCCACGAGGAGCAATACGATAAGCTCCCAGACGATTTCCGCAGCGACTACATCGACGAGGAGCTTAAGGATCGCAGGGACTTTCTCTACAACTTCAACGACAGGTACGCGCAGCCGTCGCTCCACCGGTTCAACATGGAGCTGCTGAAAAGCTATAAGAAGTATCCCTGCGAAGAGCTGTACCAGCGCAAGATACTTCTCACCAAGTCGGACCTCTATTTCGGCGTCCTGAAATACGGCCCGGCCAATCTCGCAAAAATGAAGCAGGCCGGGGTCCTGATCGGCTGCGGCACCGACGCTGGGGTCGGCTATTCATATCACGGCACCATCTGGCGCGAAATGGAAATGCTGACCCGCATCGGCTTTTCCAACCTTGAGGCCCTCCGCTGCGCCACCCTGAACAACGCCAGGATCCTCAGGATGGAAGACAGGATCGGATCAATCGCAACCGGCAAGCTGGGCGACCTGGTGCTCCTCGGGAAGGACCCGCTCCGGGATATCAGGGCCTGCCGTGAGCCCCTCGCGGTCATCAAGGGGGGAAGGATCATGTACCAGTCGCCGGCCGCGTCTCGTAAGGGTTAA
- a CDS encoding 4Fe-4S binding protein, whose product MGDVYEQLRERLDAMSTGFPRTENRGDMAILRRLFTEKDASLFLQMTPMLETPADAAKRLGRGEEELAGHMEDMAKRGLLFRLRRPDSVKYGAIPFIIGIMEFQVGHLDKDLAREMEANYEGGFGRSITATATPLMRSVPVDRDVAAGASIAPYDDVMKILGEQKTIMVAECFCRKASGLLGKGCDMPLEACFSFGTQADFYVENGMGRYLGPDEAKALVKKNLDAAPLVIQMANTQKGGGFCMCCGDCCGLLRSLKMQPNPAEAARSNYRAAVDGSSCSGCEACVDRCQMDAIAMADGTATIDHRRCIGCGNCATGCPSGAVRLEKKPDDSLYVPSENFMTTYVKIAKERGKM is encoded by the coding sequence ATGGGCGATGTATATGAACAATTGCGGGAGCGTCTCGACGCCATGTCGACCGGGTTCCCCAGGACAGAGAACAGGGGCGATATGGCGATCCTCAGGCGGCTCTTTACGGAGAAAGACGCCTCGCTCTTTCTCCAGATGACCCCGATGCTGGAGACGCCGGCGGACGCAGCGAAAAGACTTGGCCGCGGCGAGGAGGAGCTGGCCGGCCACATGGAAGACATGGCGAAGCGTGGCCTCCTGTTCCGGCTGCGCCGGCCCGATTCCGTGAAATACGGCGCCATTCCCTTCATCATCGGCATCATGGAGTTCCAGGTGGGTCACCTGGACAAGGACCTCGCCCGGGAGATGGAAGCCAACTACGAGGGAGGTTTCGGCCGATCGATCACCGCCACCGCGACCCCCCTGATGCGATCGGTGCCGGTCGACAGGGACGTGGCCGCCGGGGCCTCCATCGCCCCCTACGATGATGTCATGAAGATCCTCGGCGAGCAGAAGACGATCATGGTCGCGGAATGTTTCTGCCGCAAGGCGAGCGGTCTCCTCGGCAAGGGGTGCGATATGCCCCTCGAGGCCTGCTTCTCCTTCGGCACCCAGGCCGATTTCTACGTCGAAAACGGCATGGGACGGTACTTGGGCCCGGACGAAGCGAAGGCCCTCGTGAAGAAGAACCTCGACGCCGCGCCCCTGGTGATCCAGATGGCCAACACCCAAAAGGGCGGGGGCTTCTGCATGTGCTGCGGCGACTGCTGCGGCCTGCTCCGCTCCCTGAAAATGCAGCCGAACCCGGCGGAGGCGGCGCGAAGCAATTATCGCGCCGCGGTGGACGGCTCCTCCTGCTCAGGGTGCGAGGCCTGCGTTGACCGGTGCCAGATGGACGCCATCGCCATGGCCGACGGGACCGCGACCATCGATCACAGGCGCTGCATAGGCTGCGGAAACTGCGCCACCGGCTGTCCCTCGGGGGCGGTGAGGCTCGAAAAGAAACCGGATGATTCGCTCTATGTGCCCTCCGAGAATTTCATGACCACCTATGTGAAGATCGCAAAAGAGCGCGGCAAGATGTAA
- a CDS encoding TetR/AcrR family transcriptional regulator, producing MKKLKSKHSASPGRKLKVIHGALACFSEKGFTETSISDVCARSGMSVGSLYHHFKSKEQLAAAVYIEGIRDYQQGYIKALQSETGARNGVTAIISYHLHWVDKNREWARYLFQKRHADFMGDTEDEFAKLNEGFYKEVSSWFKKHIEAGTIRRLTPDLYPAIMMGPCQEYSRVHLSGQAATPLEKAIELIADAVWRALATTSEQNTI from the coding sequence ATGAAAAAACTCAAATCTAAACATTCCGCGTCTCCGGGACGTAAACTCAAAGTTATCCATGGAGCCCTCGCCTGCTTTTCAGAAAAGGGCTTCACCGAGACAAGCATCAGCGACGTGTGCGCCCGGTCCGGCATGAGCGTCGGGAGCCTCTACCACCATTTCAAGTCCAAGGAGCAGCTCGCTGCGGCCGTCTATATCGAAGGGATCAGGGATTACCAGCAGGGTTACATCAAGGCCCTTCAATCGGAGACAGGGGCGCGGAACGGTGTGACCGCCATCATCAGTTACCATTTGCATTGGGTCGATAAAAACCGGGAATGGGCCCGCTATCTCTTCCAGAAGCGCCATGCCGATTTCATGGGCGACACGGAGGATGAGTTTGCGAAATTGAACGAGGGATTTTACAAGGAAGTATCGTCCTGGTTCAAAAAGCATATCGAGGCGGGAACGATCCGGCGCCTCACGCCGGACCTGTACCCGGCCATCATGATGGGTCCCTGCCAGGAATATTCCAGGGTCCACCTTTCAGGGCAGGCTGCAACTCCCCTGGAAAAAGCCATTGAGCTGATCGCCGACGCGGTCTGGCGCGCACTGGCGACGACGTCGGAACAGAATACTATATAA